From Cheilinus undulatus linkage group 17, ASM1832078v1, whole genome shotgun sequence, one genomic window encodes:
- the nt5c2l1 gene encoding 5'-nucleotidase, cytosolic II, like 1 isoform X1, giving the protein MPLTAKTVLSGLFHVDVTHTGAGRQEMDAVDPDPSISSEEPKVQRGLDHKVFVNRSLTLEDIKCYGFDMDYTMAIYQSPDYESMGFEMLRDKMVSIGYPHEILRYTYDPSFPTRGLVIDTTYGNLLKVDSNGNILVCSHGFRFLKGSEIHSYYPNKFIQRDDTDRFYILNTLFNLSETYLYSCLVDFFTRCTRYTNLLKGFQHGDLFMSYRSMFQDVRDAMDFIHDSGALKDRTIKNLEKYVYRDPNLPILLTRIKEVAKVFLATNSDYNYTEAIMKYLLESNVKSGNPKKMWRSYFDLVVVDTRKPLFFAEGTVLRQVDTDTGKLRIGTYTGDLQHGTVYSGGSSDIVCDLLDVKGKDILYVGDHIYGDILKSKKRQGWKTFLVVPELTKELKVWEEKRSLFEELKNLDIFLAEIYTHLDSGSKECPDIGAIQTRMKVVTHRMDMSYGQMGSLLRSGARQTLFASQLVRYADLYSSTCTSLLNYPLNYLFMAPPVLMPHETQPASELVSSEISGIVKMTRN; this is encoded by the exons atgcCTCTTACGGCAAAAACCGTGCTGAGTGGACTGTTTCACGTTGACGTGACACATACAGGAGCAGGACGTCAGGAAATGGACGCAGTGGACCCGGATCCTAGCATCTCCTCTGAGGAGCCAAAGGTGCAGAGAGGATTAGACCACAA GGTGTTCGTCAACAGAAGTCTCACATTGGAGGACATCAAATGCTATGGATTTGACATGGACTACACCATGGCAA TTTATCAATCTCCAGACTATGAAAGCATGGGCTTTGAGATGTTAAGAGATAAGATGGTGTCTATTGGGTATCCTCATGAGATTCTACGCTACACATATGACCCCAGCTTCCCCACACG CGGTTTAGTGATTGACACCACATATGGGAACCTCCTGAAGGTGGATTCAAACGGGAATATTTTAGTCTGCAGTCATGGTTTCCGCTTCCTTAAAGG GTCAGAAATTCACAGCTACTACCCAAACAAGTTCATTCAAAGAGACGACACTGACCGTTTCTACATCCTCAACACCCTATTCAATCTTTCAG AGACGTATCTCTACTCCTGCCTTGTGGACTTTTTTACCAGATGCACCAGATATACAAA CCTGCTGAAAGGTTTCCAGCATGGAGACTTGTTTATGTCCTATAGAAGTATGTTTCAGGACGTTAGAGACGCCATGGACTTTATACATGATTCG GGAGCTCTGAAAGACAGAACCATAAAGAATTTGGAGAAATATGTTTATAGAGAT CCAAATCTCCCTATACTGCTGACACGGATTAAAGAGGTTGCCAAAGTCTTTCTCGCTACTAACAGTGACTACAACTACACAGAG GCCATCATGAAATACCTGCTAGAAAGTAATGTGAAG TCTGGAAATCCTAAAAAGATGTGGCGCTCCTACTTTGACCTGGTTGTGGTGGACACCAGGAAGCCGCTGTTCTTTGCTGAGGGGACTGTGCTGAGACAAGTGGACACG GACACAGGGAAGCTTCGGATCGGGACGTACACAGGTGATCTCCAACATGGGACTGTTTACTCTGGAG GATCTTCAGACATTGTTTGCGACCTGCTGGATGTTAAAGGTAAAGACATCCTCTATGTTGGAGACCACATCTATGGTGACATCCTCAAATCTAAGAAGCGTCAGGGCTGGAAGACTTTCCTGGTCGTACCTGAGCTCACCAAAGAGCTGAAAGTGTGGGAGGAGAAGAGAA GTCTGTTTGAGGAGCTTAAAAATCTGGACATCTTCTTAGCTGAGATTTACAC GCACCTGGACAGTGGCAGCAAAGAGTGTCCTGACATCGGCGCCATCCAGACCAGAATGAAG gTGGTGACCCACAGAATGGACATGTCCTACGGCCAGATGGGCAGCCTCCTGCGTAGCGGAGCCCGACAGACGCTGTTTGCCAGCCAGCTGGTGCGTTACGCCGATCTGTACTCATCCACGTGCACCAGTCTGCTGAACTACCCTCTAAATTACCTCTTCATGGCTCCACCAGTGCTG ATGCCACATGAAACTCAACCTGCATCTGAACTGGTTTCATCAGAGATATCTGGCATTGTCAAAATGACCAGAAACTGA
- the nt5c2l1 gene encoding 5'-nucleotidase, cytosolic II, like 1 isoform X2 translates to MPLTAKTVLSGLFHVDVTHTGAGRQEMDAVDPDPSISSEEPKVQRGLDHKVFVNRSLTLEDIKCYGFDMDYTMAIYQSPDYESMGFEMLRDKMVSIGYPHEILRYTYDPSFPTRGLVIDTTYGNLLKVDSNGNILVCSHGFRFLKGSEIHSYYPNKFIQRDDTDRFYILNTLFNLSETYLYSCLVDFFTRCTRYTNLLKGFQHGDLFMSYRSMFQDVRDAMDFIHDSGALKDRTIKNLEKYVYRDPNLPILLTRIKEVAKVFLATNSDYNYTEAIMKYLLESNVKSGNPKKMWRSYFDLVVVDTRKPLFFAEGTVLRQVDTDTGKLRIGTYTGDLQHGTVYSGGSSDIVCDLLDVKGKDILYVGDHIYGDILKSKKRQGWKTFLVVPELTKELKVWEEKRSLFEELKNLDIFLAEIYTHLDSGSKECPDIGAIQTRMKSNFRHGLEPGAFLLW, encoded by the exons atgcCTCTTACGGCAAAAACCGTGCTGAGTGGACTGTTTCACGTTGACGTGACACATACAGGAGCAGGACGTCAGGAAATGGACGCAGTGGACCCGGATCCTAGCATCTCCTCTGAGGAGCCAAAGGTGCAGAGAGGATTAGACCACAA GGTGTTCGTCAACAGAAGTCTCACATTGGAGGACATCAAATGCTATGGATTTGACATGGACTACACCATGGCAA TTTATCAATCTCCAGACTATGAAAGCATGGGCTTTGAGATGTTAAGAGATAAGATGGTGTCTATTGGGTATCCTCATGAGATTCTACGCTACACATATGACCCCAGCTTCCCCACACG CGGTTTAGTGATTGACACCACATATGGGAACCTCCTGAAGGTGGATTCAAACGGGAATATTTTAGTCTGCAGTCATGGTTTCCGCTTCCTTAAAGG GTCAGAAATTCACAGCTACTACCCAAACAAGTTCATTCAAAGAGACGACACTGACCGTTTCTACATCCTCAACACCCTATTCAATCTTTCAG AGACGTATCTCTACTCCTGCCTTGTGGACTTTTTTACCAGATGCACCAGATATACAAA CCTGCTGAAAGGTTTCCAGCATGGAGACTTGTTTATGTCCTATAGAAGTATGTTTCAGGACGTTAGAGACGCCATGGACTTTATACATGATTCG GGAGCTCTGAAAGACAGAACCATAAAGAATTTGGAGAAATATGTTTATAGAGAT CCAAATCTCCCTATACTGCTGACACGGATTAAAGAGGTTGCCAAAGTCTTTCTCGCTACTAACAGTGACTACAACTACACAGAG GCCATCATGAAATACCTGCTAGAAAGTAATGTGAAG TCTGGAAATCCTAAAAAGATGTGGCGCTCCTACTTTGACCTGGTTGTGGTGGACACCAGGAAGCCGCTGTTCTTTGCTGAGGGGACTGTGCTGAGACAAGTGGACACG GACACAGGGAAGCTTCGGATCGGGACGTACACAGGTGATCTCCAACATGGGACTGTTTACTCTGGAG GATCTTCAGACATTGTTTGCGACCTGCTGGATGTTAAAGGTAAAGACATCCTCTATGTTGGAGACCACATCTATGGTGACATCCTCAAATCTAAGAAGCGTCAGGGCTGGAAGACTTTCCTGGTCGTACCTGAGCTCACCAAAGAGCTGAAAGTGTGGGAGGAGAAGAGAA GTCTGTTTGAGGAGCTTAAAAATCTGGACATCTTCTTAGCTGAGATTTACAC GCACCTGGACAGTGGCAGCAAAGAGTGTCCTGACATCGGCGCCATCCAGACCAGAATGAAG AGCAACTTCCGACATGGATTAGAACCAGgagccttcttgct gTGGTGA